Part of the Candidatus Thiothrix putei genome, TGGCAGCCGCAAGGCTTTCAGAAGCGGTCAATTGGCGGAAAGCAGCAACCGCTTTCACACGGCGGTCAAAGTCCAGCGGCTGAGTGGGCTTGAGGGAGGCAACCGCTTCCACCAATTCCGCACCAATGCCCTGTTCCTGATAGTAAGCACGCAAACGTTCGAGGATGTAATCCAAGGCTTCCTGCGTATCCGGCTTGCTGCCCAGTTGCGGGGTTAAGCCGTCGGCAGCTTTATCCAGCAAGTCTGCCAAATCCAGCGGCAATTGCAGTTCGATCAAGATGCGCAACACGCCCAACGCGGCACGGCGCAACGCGAACGGGTCTTTTGTTCCCGTCGGCTTTTGCCCGATGCCAAAAATACCGGTGAGGGTATCCAGCCGTTCCGCCAACGCGAGAATGCGCCCAGTAGCCGTGGCAGGCAATTCGTCACCCGCAAAGCGTGGCATGTATTGCTCTTCCATCGCGCTGGCGACTTCAGCCGCTTCACCGTCGTGGTTGGCGTAGTAGCGCCCCATCGTACCTTGCAGTTCGGTGAATTCAAACACCATGCTGGTCACAAGGTCGCACTTGCCCAATTGTGCTGCGCGAATGGCTAAGGTTTCATCGCCGCCCATGCGTTGGGCAATGTCTGCCGCCAGCAAGGCGACACGCTCGGACTTGTCGTAGAGCGTGCCGAGTTTTTGCTGAAACACCATTTTCTTAAGCTGTTCGCGGCGGCTTTCCAGCGAGGTCTTTTTGTCTTGCGTCCAGAAGAATTCGGCATCGCTGAAACGCGGGCGAATCACGCGCTCATTCCCGGTGGAAATCTGGGTAACATCGCGGCTTTCGATATTGGCAACGGTGATGAAGTTCGGCATCAGTTTGCCCGCAGCATCCACCAACGCGAAGTATTTCTGGTTGTCCTGCATGGTGGAAATCAGGGCTTCCTGTGGCACGTCGAGGAAACGTTCCTCAAAACGCCCGGCCACGGGGACAGGCCATTCGACCAAGCCGGTGACTTCATCCAACAATTCGTCGGGCATGATGGCAGTGCCGCCGAGTTCGGCAGCGAGGGCTTCGACTTTAGCCTTGATCATGTCACGCCGCGCTTCAAAGCGGGCGATGACATACGCATCACCTAATTGCACGGCGTAATCGGCTGGCGTGGTAATCGCGAGGGCAGCGGGGGCGTGGAAACGGTGTCCACGGGTTTCGCGTCCGGTTTTGATACTGAGAATTTCAGCATCAATCACGGCATCATCTGCCAGCATCACAATCCAATGAATCGGGCGCACGAATTCTGCCGTGCCGCTGCCCCAACGCATCCGCTTCGGAATCGGCAATGCCGCGAGGGATTTTTCGACAATCGCAGGGAACAGCGCTGTGGTTTGTTGCCCGACTTGTTGCTGGCGAAAGATCAACCAACCGCCTTTGTCGGTATCAATTTGTTGCAAGTCCGCAAACGCCACGCCACACGAACGCGCAAACCCTTCCGCCGCTTTGCTGGGGTTGCCTTCCTTGTCAAACGCGGCAGCCAATGCGGGGCCTTTGCGCTCGATGATTTGGTCGGCTTGCTGCTTGGGTACGCCTTTCAACCATACCGCCAAACGACGCGGCGCTGCGTAAGCGTGTACGTCGGCAGCAACTAAACCCGCTTCGGCAAGACCCGCAACGATACCCGCTGTGAAAGCGTCGGAGAGTTTTTTCAGGGCTTTAGGTGGCAACTCTTCCGTGCCAATTTCCACCAATAAATCGTGTAACATTATTTTTCTCCTGCGGACAGCATCGGGAAGCCCAAAGCTTCACGGACGTTGTAATAGGCTTCGGCAATCGCACGCGACAAGGTACGCACCCGCAAAATAAACCGCTGGCGTTCGGTCACGGAAATCGCTTTTCGCGCATCCAGCAAGTTGAAGGTGTGCGAGGCTTTGAGCATTTGTTCGTAAGCAGGCAAGGGCAAGCCAGCTTCAATCAGGCGTTGGCTTTCGCGTTCGCACACATCAAAGGTGTGGAACAGCTCTTCGACATTCGCGTGTTCAAAGTTGTAAGTGGATTGCTCGACTTCGTTCTGGTGGTAGACATTGCCGTAGGTGACAATCCCTTGCGGGCCTTTTGTCCACACCAGATCGTAGACGCTTTGCACGTTTTGCATGTACATCGCGAGGCGTTCCAGACCGTAGGTGATCTCGCCGCTGACAGGTTTGCAATCCAAGCCGCCGACTTGCTGGAAGTAGGTGAACTGGGTGACTTCCATGCCGTTCAACCACACTTCCCAACCCAAGCCCCATGCGCCCAGTGTTGGCGATTCCCAGTTGTCTTCGACGAAGCGGATGTCATGCACCAGCGGGTCAAAACCGAGCATTTGCAATGAACCGAGGTAGAGTTCCTGAATATTATCCGGCGACGGCTTCAGCAAGACTTGAAACTGGTAATAGTGTTGCAACCGGTTGGGATTTTCGCCGTAACGCCCGTCCGTGGGGCGACGCGACGGTTGCACATACGCTGCACGCCAGGGCTCAGGGCCGATGGAACGCAGGAATGTGGCTGGATGGAACGTCCCCGCACCCATTTCCATGTCATACGGTTGCATAATGACGCAGCCCTGTTGCGCCCAGTAATCTTGCAGAGCCAGAATCAGCCCCTGAAAGGTGGAAAGGTCATAGTTAGCCATAACTTACTTGCTTTACGTTTATGCCTGAAAGGGGGCAAGTATACTGCAAGCTGCTACTGCATTCAGCACTCTAACCGAATGTGCGGTAGGAAATTAGGGGTTTATGGATACCTTACCCTGCCTCCATCACCCAATCATCCACACTCTTCAGCTTACTGCTGAAATTGATGCCAACCAATACTTTCGGGCGCGGATCATCGCGGAATGCACCGGCATAATCGCGGCTTTTAATCTGCTCCATTGCCACTTGCGCAGTTTTATCCAGCTTGAATTCGAGAATATAAATGTGCGTTGCCGTCTTCACCACGCAATCGACCCGCCCATTATTTTCATTCACCTCTGCCTCGGCGTATTGCCCCAAATAAAAGAAGGTCAGGTAAATCAAGCTGTGGTAGTACGCTTCACGGTCTTTAATGAAAATCTGGTAAGGGATTTTCTTGAACATGGTTTTAATGACTTCAATCAGTGCTGGCATGTCGTTATCGTCGAAGGCATCACTGAGTTGCACTACCATCGGCGTGGTATAGGCTGGCTCAACATGCGCCCATTCTGCCATCAAGAAAATCAGCATGGCATTGCGCACTTCGCGGTTGGGGTAGTCCAGCCAATACATGCCGCGCTTGTCTTTGCTTTGCAACGTCAAATAACCCGTCTGGAACATCACCGGAATCAGTTGCAAGGTTTCCAGATCGTAATTACCCAGTGTTAACTCATCCACTTTGAACTTATCCAGCCGATAGACTTTATCGCGGTGCATCAACTTGGGGAGGAAAGTGGGTGTACCAGATTCAAACCAGAAATTACGGAAATCCCCGTTAGCAAACAGGTTCAGCACCGAAAAAGGGTTGTAGAGCGAGGTTTGTAAATCCCACGTATAGCCGTTGTACCAATACCGAATTTTTTCCAGTAATTCGGCACGACTGAGTTGGCAGTATTGTTCCAATTCGGGCATATACGGCGCGAAATAATGCTCTAGCTCTTGCTGAGTGTAGCCTGTCAAGGTGGCAAAACGGCGGTGCAGGGTTAAATCCGCCAGATTATTTAAATCGGAAAAAATCGACACGCGACTGAACTTTGATACGCCCGTAATCAGCAAAAACTCCAGATACGGGTCGCTATCTTTGAGTACCGAATAGAAGGTTTTCATCACCTGTTGGTTGGCTTTTGCCAGCGGAATATCGTCGAGGTAGTCAATCAACGGCTTGTCGTATTCGTCGATGAGTAGCACGACTTTACCGTGTTGTTTGGCGAGTTTTTCCAGCAACTCACTAAACAGGGTTTTCAACGTGAGGCTGTGTAATTCAATTTGATATTGCGTGGCAGATGCGTGCAGGGCTTGTTGCAAGGCAACGTCTAGCCCTGAGCCTTGGTAATCCAACTTGTTGATAGAAAGGTGGATGACCGGATGTACTTTGTTCCAATCCCACTGATCGGCAATCCACAAGCCGTCGAACAGGGCTCGGTTGCCTTGGTAGATGGCTTTTATGGTGGAAAGCAGCAACGATTTTCCGAAGCGGCGCGGGCGCGAGAGGAAGAAGTAGCCTGCATTGCTACAGAGTAGCTTATGGATGGCTTCGGTTTTGTCCACGTACAGGTAGTTGTCTTGCCGAAGTTTCTCAAAGGTTTGAATACCGACGGGTAAGCGTTGCAACATGGCGATGCTCTGTTTTCAATGGCGATGGGGTTAGGATAGCATTTTTTGGGGTAAGCCCCCAACGTGGTAATTGACAAAGCCATAAATAATAGCCATATTAACGCAGGCTATTAATTCATTGAATTGGGGAATTCACCATGATCCGTCCACCTGTTATGACACATTCGGCTACTGTGCTGTTGTGCAGTGTTGTGCTGTTGTCAGGGTGTAATATCGACAAATCGCTGACGGTGGCGGCGAATGACAGCAACGCTAACACCACGACTACCGCGCCTACTTCCAACACCAATACCTCCACGACGACTACCACGCCCGCGCAAGCCATCAGCGTGGCGGGTAAAGCCTATGTGGGTGATCAGGGGATGGTGGTTATCTATGCGGGGGGTAATGCCACGGCTTATTCCAGTACCGATACCAGTAGTGCCGCAGCCAAGCCTACCGCGCTGACGTGGGCGTTGGATGGTACAACGCTGACGTTGGCTTCGGCGGGGGGTACGCAGACGTTTACGGTGGCGGCAGATGGCGCGACGTTGACGGCGGGTAATGTGATTTATCGGCAGGGTAAGGCGCTGGTTCCAACGCAGTGGGCTGGGGTAGATGTGGGTACGGCGACTCTAGGTGCGCAGTATTACGTCACTTGGCGGTTTACGGCGACGCAATTGGTCATCACGGAGAAAGGTGGTATACCTTACAGCGTCAAGACCTGAACATTTTTAAAGGTTTGAAAATTTGTTGTCATCAACTGGGTCAGTTCTTTCTTGTGATCGGTATCCAGCTTGTCGAGACAGTTGGTGATGGCCGCCTTGAAAGCGGGAAACTTATCATAGTATTTCGAGTACAAGCATTTTTTCTTGACGAACTTCCACAACCGTTTAATCAAAGGGGTCAGACTCGATTGATTGATCTCTAACGCTGAGTTATCATTATCGCTTTTACTAATCAATCGAGTCTGACCCCTTTGATTCTATTCAGGGGTGAAAATCTTACTCCCGATTGATTAATCCAGCTCCACCCAGACTAACCGCTCAAAGCCCAATGCGACTACCGCGAAGCAGTGCAGACGCTGTGGTTCGCGGTATTTTTCCACCAATACGCGGCGGTAATCCTGCAATTGCAATAAGGCTGCTTGAATAGCTTCTTGTACCGCA contains:
- the glyS gene encoding glycine--tRNA ligase subunit beta, with the protein product MLHDLLVEIGTEELPPKALKKLSDAFTAGIVAGLAEAGLVAADVHAYAAPRRLAVWLKGVPKQQADQIIERKGPALAAAFDKEGNPSKAAEGFARSCGVAFADLQQIDTDKGGWLIFRQQQVGQQTTALFPAIVEKSLAALPIPKRMRWGSGTAEFVRPIHWIVMLADDAVIDAEILSIKTGRETRGHRFHAPAALAITTPADYAVQLGDAYVIARFEARRDMIKAKVEALAAELGGTAIMPDELLDEVTGLVEWPVPVAGRFEERFLDVPQEALISTMQDNQKYFALVDAAGKLMPNFITVANIESRDVTQISTGNERVIRPRFSDAEFFWTQDKKTSLESRREQLKKMVFQQKLGTLYDKSERVALLAADIAQRMGGDETLAIRAAQLGKCDLVTSMVFEFTELQGTMGRYYANHDGEAAEVASAMEEQYMPRFAGDELPATATGRILALAERLDTLTGIFGIGQKPTGTKDPFALRRAALGVLRILIELQLPLDLADLLDKAADGLTPQLGSKPDTQEALDYILERLRAYYQEQGIGAELVEAVASLKPTQPLDFDRRVKAVAAFRQLTASESLAAANKRIGNILKKVEGSLPENVNPALLQLEAEQSLASAVQYQENKVLPLFAAGQYEAALLSLAELREPVDKFFDDVMVMADNVDLKNNRLALLNRLRGLFLRVADLSVL
- the glyQ gene encoding glycine--tRNA ligase subunit alpha, whose product is MANYDLSTFQGLILALQDYWAQQGCVIMQPYDMEMGAGTFHPATFLRSIGPEPWRAAYVQPSRRPTDGRYGENPNRLQHYYQFQVLLKPSPDNIQELYLGSLQMLGFDPLVHDIRFVEDNWESPTLGAWGLGWEVWLNGMEVTQFTYFQQVGGLDCKPVSGEITYGLERLAMYMQNVQSVYDLVWTKGPQGIVTYGNVYHQNEVEQSTYNFEHANVEELFHTFDVCERESQRLIEAGLPLPAYEQMLKASHTFNLLDARKAISVTERQRFILRVRTLSRAIAEAYYNVREALGFPMLSAGEK
- a CDS encoding AAA family ATPase; protein product: MLQRLPVGIQTFEKLRQDNYLYVDKTEAIHKLLCSNAGYFFLSRPRRFGKSLLLSTIKAIYQGNRALFDGLWIADQWDWNKVHPVIHLSINKLDYQGSGLDVALQQALHASATQYQIELHSLTLKTLFSELLEKLAKQHGKVVLLIDEYDKPLIDYLDDIPLAKANQQVMKTFYSVLKDSDPYLEFLLITGVSKFSRVSIFSDLNNLADLTLHRRFATLTGYTQQELEHYFAPYMPELEQYCQLSRAELLEKIRYWYNGYTWDLQTSLYNPFSVLNLFANGDFRNFWFESGTPTFLPKLMHRDKVYRLDKFKVDELTLGNYDLETLQLIPVMFQTGYLTLQSKDKRGMYWLDYPNREVRNAMLIFLMAEWAHVEPAYTTPMVVQLSDAFDDNDMPALIEVIKTMFKKIPYQIFIKDREAYYHSLIYLTFFYLGQYAEAEVNENNGRVDCVVKTATHIYILEFKLDKTAQVAMEQIKSRDYAGAFRDDPRPKVLVGINFSSKLKSVDDWVMEAG